A genomic window from Pantoea alhagi includes:
- a CDS encoding AAA family ATPase, whose product MTTATQTRKATLHLLCGKIASGKSTLSAKLATSPGTVMISEDQWLAALYADEMRSVADYVRYSLKLREAMKPHLVSLLEAGVSIVLDFPANTLANREWMMSIIIESGAEHYLHYLNVPDEVCKSRLRARNAAGSHNFSATDEQFERITHFFVEPAAKEGFRIIEYH is encoded by the coding sequence ATGACCACCGCTACCCAGACCAGAAAAGCCACGCTACATCTTTTATGTGGAAAAATCGCGTCAGGAAAATCCACGCTTTCAGCGAAATTAGCCACATCGCCCGGTACAGTGATGATTAGTGAAGATCAATGGCTGGCGGCACTCTATGCTGACGAAATGCGGTCTGTTGCAGATTATGTCCGGTACTCACTAAAACTGAGAGAGGCAATGAAACCGCACCTGGTTTCATTACTTGAGGCGGGAGTAAGCATTGTTTTAGATTTTCCGGCTAATACGCTGGCGAATCGTGAATGGATGATGAGCATCATTATAGAGTCTGGTGCTGAGCATTACCTGCACTATCTCAACGTTCCTGATGAAGTCTGTAAGTCTCGTTTACGCGCCCGCAATGCTGCAGGCTCGCATAATTTTTCAGCAACGGATGAACAATTCGAACGGATAACCCATTTTTTTGTTGAGCCAGCCGCAAAAGAAGGCTTCCGCATTATTGAATACCATTAA
- a CDS encoding Lrp/AsnC family transcriptional regulator, with product MDKTDRKILAELQKDGRLSVTALAERVGLSLSPCHRRVRAMEDSGIICGYRAQINTRKIGLNFSAIIFVTLREDTNWSVALFEKAVKEVPQIVQAHRLFGDPGFMLQILTRDLDDFQKVYDEKLSALPGVMRLTSTMIMKTVIQDPLLEIPANVTKSEQRYFK from the coding sequence TTGGATAAAACAGACCGGAAGATCCTTGCTGAACTTCAAAAAGACGGGCGTTTATCTGTTACTGCCCTTGCTGAACGCGTCGGGCTGAGCTTGTCTCCCTGTCACCGCCGTGTACGGGCGATGGAAGACTCAGGCATTATTTGTGGCTATCGTGCGCAGATTAATACCCGCAAAATCGGTCTCAACTTTTCAGCAATTATCTTTGTTACTTTGCGTGAAGATACCAATTGGTCGGTGGCACTGTTTGAAAAAGCCGTAAAGGAAGTCCCGCAAATTGTGCAGGCGCACCGGTTATTTGGCGATCCTGGTTTTATGCTGCAGATTCTGACAAGAGACCTTGATGACTTTCAGAAAGTTTATGATGAAAAACTGTCGGCTCTCCCCGGGGTCATGCGGCTAACCTCCACTATGATCATGAAAACGGTCATACAGGATCCCCTCCTGGAAATACCGGCAAATGTCACCAAAAGCGAACAACGCTATTTTAAATAA
- a CDS encoding AzlC family ABC transporter permease — MKDALPLLLAIAPYAVILGAQASRTGLSTPELGLLTGLNFAGGSEFAAIQLWRDPLPVLTIILLTFLINSRHIIMSAALTPYLRHQPRRKVLPALFFMADEGWAVTYSRTLKNAAVMPADKCLNLSYFMGACFPFWPVWLGFSVVGALAGPALGNVEMYGFAMAFPATFIVLLRGMWKGFRAARPWMISLAVAAVVYLIFPGHAYVLAGTFSGLLAAWFWGDKA; from the coding sequence ATGAAAGATGCTCTTCCGCTGCTGCTCGCGATTGCTCCTTATGCCGTTATACTCGGTGCGCAGGCATCCCGTACCGGGCTAAGCACACCGGAGCTGGGCCTGCTGACCGGCCTGAACTTTGCCGGTGGCTCAGAGTTTGCTGCCATTCAGCTCTGGCGCGACCCGCTACCGGTGCTGACCATCATTCTGCTCACCTTTCTTATTAACAGCCGCCACATCATCATGAGCGCTGCGCTTACGCCCTATCTCAGGCATCAGCCCCGCAGAAAGGTGTTGCCGGCACTGTTCTTTATGGCTGATGAGGGTTGGGCGGTAACCTATTCCCGCACGCTTAAAAATGCGGCTGTCATGCCCGCCGATAAATGCCTTAACCTGAGCTATTTTATGGGCGCATGTTTTCCCTTCTGGCCGGTGTGGCTGGGCTTCTCCGTAGTGGGTGCGCTTGCTGGCCCTGCTCTTGGCAATGTGGAAATGTATGGCTTCGCTATGGCTTTTCCCGCCACGTTTATTGTGCTGCTGAGGGGAATGTGGAAAGGCTTCAGAGCGGCCCGTCCCTGGATGATAAGTCTGGCTGTGGCCGCCGTGGTGTATCTGATATTTCCGGGTCACGCTTATGTGCTGGCGGGTACGTTCAGTGGCCTGCTGGCGGCATGGTTTTGGGGAGATAAAGCATGA
- a CDS encoding AzlD family protein yields the protein MNTAALFTIAGMAIVTYLTRVLGYLMLRNRHLNLRARSVMESAPGCVMVSAIAPYMVSTNPAMVIAMLITVGCAIRLSMLPTLLISIASLGILQIVLG from the coding sequence ATGAACACGGCTGCGTTATTCACTATTGCTGGCATGGCTATCGTGACGTATCTGACAAGAGTTCTGGGGTATCTTATGTTGCGTAACCGCCATCTTAATCTGCGTGCCCGAAGCGTTATGGAAAGTGCGCCCGGCTGTGTGATGGTGTCTGCTATTGCCCCTTACATGGTATCAACGAATCCGGCGATGGTTATAGCCATGCTAATTACAGTGGGCTGCGCTATCCGGCTATCGATGCTGCCGACACTGTTAATTTCCATCGCCTCACTCGGCATTTTGCAGATTGTACTGGGTTAA
- a CDS encoding glutathione S-transferase family protein, which produces MTHFTLYGRGESGNTYKAALMLNLCGLPWTPQFVNFFNGASKAEFALSVNEMGEIPVLEFDGRRLSQSGVILEYLSRFTGRFGAENEIERLEILRWLLFDNHRFSSYYATLRMLVGLRKSGESEVTKFLRMQAENAFATVENHLKDREFIVSNRPTIADISMAGYVYFTDDTGIRLESYPQTRAWAQRLTTLPGWAHPYDLMPRAIQQGST; this is translated from the coding sequence ATGACACATTTTACACTTTATGGACGAGGTGAGTCGGGAAACACCTACAAAGCAGCCCTGATGCTCAATCTGTGTGGCCTCCCGTGGACACCACAATTCGTCAATTTTTTCAATGGCGCATCAAAGGCTGAATTTGCCCTCTCAGTCAATGAAATGGGCGAGATCCCGGTCCTTGAATTCGATGGAAGACGGCTGAGCCAGTCGGGTGTAATTCTGGAATATTTGTCCCGTTTTACAGGAAGGTTTGGCGCTGAAAATGAGATTGAGCGTCTTGAGATCCTTCGCTGGCTGTTATTTGATAACCACAGATTTTCCAGTTATTACGCGACCCTGCGCATGCTGGTAGGTCTCCGTAAAAGCGGCGAGTCAGAAGTCACAAAATTTTTGCGAATGCAGGCGGAAAATGCCTTCGCGACTGTGGAGAACCATTTGAAAGATCGAGAATTCATTGTAAGCAACAGGCCCACAATCGCGGATATTTCCATGGCCGGTTACGTTTATTTCACAGACGACACAGGAATACGCTTAGAAAGCTATCCTCAGACCCGCGCCTGGGCACAACGCCTGACAACCTTGCCGGGATGGGCTCATCCCTATGATCTGATGCCGCGAGCCATTCAGCAGGGATCTACATGA
- a CDS encoding TetR/AcrR family transcriptional regulator — protein sequence MSVNPKSRSPGRPRSEACREAALRAAIELLDELGFAGLSIDGIAARAGIGKRTIYRWWSTKGAVVIEAFLTQISPRIVFPVTNNPVEDLIAQLRSVVAAYIGKDGRTVQQLLALGQADEHVLKAFAEGYIEPRRQAAREALYRILGADTVDRIDIEEVIDSIYGPIFYRLLVQHRELDEDFIERHVRIYLSGLSKEIMPES from the coding sequence ATGAGCGTTAACCCAAAAAGTCGCAGCCCGGGTCGGCCCCGAAGTGAGGCATGCAGGGAAGCAGCGCTTCGTGCGGCCATCGAACTTCTGGATGAGCTGGGCTTTGCCGGGCTTTCAATCGATGGGATCGCTGCACGGGCCGGGATAGGTAAACGTACTATTTACAGATGGTGGTCGACTAAAGGTGCTGTTGTCATTGAGGCATTTTTAACTCAGATTTCGCCCAGAATTGTTTTTCCCGTAACCAATAATCCCGTTGAGGATCTTATTGCTCAACTACGATCTGTGGTTGCTGCCTACATCGGAAAAGATGGCAGAACGGTGCAACAGCTTCTGGCACTAGGGCAAGCCGATGAACACGTATTAAAAGCATTTGCTGAAGGTTACATCGAACCCCGGCGGCAGGCTGCGCGAGAGGCTCTGTACAGAATATTAGGTGCTGATACTGTAGACCGAATCGATATTGAAGAAGTAATCGATAGTATTTACGGGCCGATTTTCTATCGGCTGCTTGTGCAACACAGAGAACTTGATGAAGATTTCATCGAAAGGCACGTAAGAATTTATCTGTCAGGCCTGAGCAAGGAAATTATGCCTGAATCATAA